In Cyprinus carpio isolate SPL01 chromosome B16, ASM1834038v1, whole genome shotgun sequence, the following are encoded in one genomic region:
- the tgfbr2b gene encoding TGF-beta receptor type-2, whose amino-acid sequence MTAVLMEQYWLSLLCWGTFLISSVVMDRSGVDGMHPLYNAIPIPQLCKFCDVEASNCKGIGTCESNCSITAICPNADEICVAIWSDDNNTIETLCHKPSELLYGIMLENYNTTKCEMKKRMSNKGPFHICSCNAEECNDMLMFTLPFGPDPTNNQVVLVILVSLLPLLVLAVLVIASFYWYRMYRRRKLDEWETKKPSKRKGPKGPLDCSDACAIMMDDDRSDSSSTHANNLNHNTEPLPIELDLQVGKGRFAEVYKAKLRQSPSEQFETVAVKIFPYEEYASWKNEKDIFSDIDLKHENILHFLTAEERKVEKQYWLITAYHPRGNLQEYLTRHLISWEDLRLLGGSLARGVAHLHSDHTPCGRPKVPIVHRDLKSSNILVQNDLTCCLCDFGLGLRLDNSLSVDDLANSGQVGTARYMAPEVLESRINLENIESFKQTDVYSMALVLWEITSRCNAIGEVKDYEPPFGSKVREHPCVESMKDNVLRDRGRPEIPNSWMKHQGVAAVCSTINECWDHDPEARLTAQCVAERLSEMDDDLDKLSTCSSSEEKIPEDCSVSVSNDK is encoded by the exons ATGACTGCGGTTCTAATGGAGCAATATTGGCTTTCTCTGCTCTGTTGGGGGACTTTTTTGATTTCTTCGGTTGTCATGGATCGGAGCGGAGTCG ATGGGATGCATCCTTTATATAATGCAATTCCGATTCCTCAACTGTGTAAGTTCTGTGACGTGGAGGCATCCAACTGTAAAGGCATCGGCACCTGTGAAAGCAACTGCAGCATTACAGCCATCTGTCCCAATGCTGATGAAATCTGTGTGGCTATCTG GAGTGATGACAACAACACGATCGAGACGTTGTGCCACAAACCCTCCGAGCTCCTCTACGGCATCATGCTGGAGAACTACAACACCACCAAGTGTGAAATGAAAAAGAGGATGTCAAACAAAGGCCCATTCCACATCTGCTCCTGCAACGCTGAGGAGTGTAACGACATGCTGATGTTCACACTCC CTTTTGGTCCAGACCCCACAAATAACCAGGTGGTGTTGGTGATCCTGGTCAGTTTGTTGCCCCTCCTGGTTCTGGCTGTGCTGGTCATCGCCTCCTTCTACTGGTACCGCATGTACCGTCGCCGTAAACTCGATGAGTGGGAGACCAAGAAGCCGTCCAAACGCAAGGGCCCCAAAGGCCCGCTGGACTGTAGCGACGCCTGTGCCATCATGATGGATGATGACCGCTCGGACAGCAGCTCCACACACGCCAACAACCTCAACCACAACACAGAACCTCTGCCCATCGAGCTGGACCTTCAGGTGGGCAAGGGCCGCTTCGCCGAGGTGTACAAAGCCAAGCTGAGACAAAGCCCCTCGGAACAGTTCGAGACAGTGGCGGTGAAGATCTTCCCCTATGAAGAGTACGCGTCCTGGAAGAACGAAAAGGACATTTTCTCGGACATCGATCTGAAGCACGAGAACATCCTACACTTCCTGACGGCCGAGGAGAGGAAGGTGGAGAAACAGTACTGGCTGATCACCGCCTATCATCCACGCGGGAACCTGCAGGAGTACCTCACTCGACACCTCATCAGCTGGGAGGACCTGCGGCTGCTCGGGGGCTCGTTGGCCCGGGGTGTGGCTCATTTGCATAGTGACCACACCCCTTGCGGGCGGCCCAAAGTGCCCATCGTCCACCGAGATCTGAAGAGCTCTAACATCCTGGTGCAGAATGACCTCACTTGTTGTCTCTGTGACTTTGGACTTGGGCTCCGTCTTGACAACTCTCTGTCAGTGGATGACTTGGCCAACAGTGGACAG GTGGGTACAGCCAGGTACATGGCTCCAGAAGTGCTGGAATCTAGGATCAACCTTGAGAACATCGAGTCGTTCAAGCAAACCGATGTCTACTCCATGGCCCTGGTGCTGTGGGAGATCACGTCCCGGTGTAACGCCATCGGTG AGGTTAAGGATTACGAACCTCCATTTGGCTCGAAAGTCCGAGAGCACCCCTGTGTGGAGAGCATGAAAGACAATGTGCTGAGAGACCGGGGCAGGCCAGAGATCCCCAACAGCTGGATGAAACACCAG gGTGTGGCTGCAGTCTGTTCCACCATCAACGAGTGCTGGGATCACGATCCTGAGGCCCGGCTCACGGCGCAGTGTGTGGCCGAACGCTTAAGCGAGATGGACGACGACCTAGACAAGTTGTCCACGTGCAGCAGCTCCGAGGAGAAGATTCCGGAAGATTGCTCCGTGAGCGTGAGCAATgacaaatga